The following proteins are encoded in a genomic region of Grus americana isolate bGruAme1 chromosome 5, bGruAme1.mat, whole genome shotgun sequence:
- the LRRC57 gene encoding leucine-rich repeat-containing protein 57 gives MGNSALKAHLETAQKTGVFQLTGKGLTEFPEDLQKLTSNLRTIDLSNNKIELLPPLIGKFSFLKSLVLNNNKLTVLPEELCKLKKLETLHLNGNHLRQLPAAFGQLSALKTLNLSGNQLRTVPTQLSGLRHLDVVDLSKNQIQNVPDTVGELQAIELNLNQNQISQISVQISHCPRLKVLRLEENCLELSMLPQSILSDSQISLLAVEGNLFEIKKLRELEGYDKYMERFTATKKKFA, from the exons ATGGGAAACAGCGCATTAAAAGCCCACCTGGAGACAGCACAGAAAACTGGTGTGTTTCAGCTAACGGGAAAGGGACTTACAGAG TTTCCTGAAGATCTGCAGAAGCTAACAAGCAACTTAAGGACAATAGACTTGTCGAACAACAAAATAGAGCTCTTACCACCACTCATtggaaaattttcctttttgaagagcCTTGTTCTAAACAATAACAAACTGA CTGTTTTACCTGAGGAGCTGTGTAAACTGAAAAAACTGGAAACACTACACTTGAATGGCAATCACTTGAGGCAGCTACCAGCTGCATTTGGACAACTTTCAGCTCTCAAAACCCTGAACCTTTCTGGAAACCAGCTGCGGACTGTGCCTACACAACTCTCTGGTCTTCGCCACTTGGATGTGGTAGATCTTTCCAAAAACCAGATCCAAAATGTACCTGACACTGTGGGAGAATTGCAGGCTATTGAGCTCAATTTGAATCAGAATCAG ATTTCGCAGATCTCAGTGCAGATCTCCCACTGTCCACGCCTCAAAGTCTTGCGTTTAGAAGAAAACTGTCTAGAACTCAGCATGCTTCCTCAAAGTATCCTCAGTGATTCCCAGATCTCACTGCTTGCAGTAGAAGGTAACCTCTTTGAAATCAAGAAACTCAGAGAACTGGAAGGTTATGACAag taCATGGAACGATTTACAGCTACAAAGAAGAAGTTTGCATGA